The following coding sequences lie in one Sulfuricurvum sp. genomic window:
- the fliR gene encoding flagellar biosynthetic protein FliR: MEWAQIFSEGRTIAFILLFTRFSSLFMAVPIFSHANIPITIKAAMAFFFTIVFFGAVPPLNIPTDALSLTVAILGEMLFGLAIGTVLQLAYNVITFAGGQISFMMGFSLASAIDPQSGVSMPIINQFLSLMALMILLVFDLHHWILLYASASISAVPLGGFMVTPSLFKYIIHAAANMFVVGFMIAFPITALSMLADVIFGMLMKTMPQFNLLVIGMPIKIAISFLVLMATLGATLMIVTSQTQDAYNFLEKLF, from the coding sequence ATGGAATGGGCACAAATATTTAGCGAAGGCCGAACCATCGCTTTTATATTATTGTTTACCCGTTTTAGCTCTTTATTTATGGCCGTACCGATATTTTCGCATGCCAATATTCCTATTACAATCAAAGCGGCTATGGCGTTTTTCTTTACTATCGTTTTTTTCGGTGCCGTCCCTCCGCTAAACATACCTACCGATGCTTTGAGCTTGACTGTCGCTATTTTAGGAGAGATGCTCTTTGGCCTTGCCATCGGTACGGTATTACAGTTGGCATATAACGTCATTACGTTTGCCGGTGGGCAGATATCGTTTATGATGGGATTCTCTCTGGCATCAGCCATTGACCCGCAATCTGGGGTTTCGATGCCGATCATTAATCAGTTTCTGTCTTTGATGGCTTTGATGATTCTGTTGGTTTTTGATTTGCATCACTGGATACTTTTATATGCATCCGCATCGATCAGTGCTGTCCCTTTGGGAGGATTTATGGTCACTCCCTCATTATTTAAATACATCATACATGCAGCGGCAAATATGTTTGTCGTGGGATTTATGATTGCATTTCCGATTACCGCACTTTCAATGCTTGCCGATGTTATTTTCGGAATGTTGATGAAAACAATGCCGCAATTTAATCTTCTCGTCATTGGGATGCCGATCAAAATAGCGATTTCATTTCTTGTACTGATGGCGACGCTGGGGGCTACCCTTATGATTGTAACTTCACAAACTCAGGATGCATACAATTTCCTGGAAAAGCTATTCTAA
- a CDS encoding ABC transporter ATP-binding protein → MTLLKATSLTHAFDYPLFDDISLHLDAGESIAIVGVSGSGKSTLMHILSSLLHPLKGNVELFGHDIYRLDDKSLVKLRRNDLGMIYQSHYLFKGFSAYENLEVAALLSGETIDPALLKRLGIDQVINQKVTELSGGQQQRVSIARVMSKKPRLIFADEPTGNLDHATAVEVMEIFEDYLKEHQAGMVLVTHDEALAARCTHIFRMQNGHLKEV, encoded by the coding sequence ATGACACTTTTAAAAGCAACCTCATTAACGCATGCCTTTGATTATCCGCTTTTTGATGACATTTCGTTGCATTTGGATGCGGGAGAATCGATTGCAATTGTCGGTGTCAGCGGAAGCGGAAAATCGACATTGATGCATATTCTCTCTTCACTTTTGCACCCTTTAAAAGGCAATGTGGAGCTTTTTGGACATGATATTTATCGTTTGGATGATAAATCATTGGTAAAGTTACGCAGAAATGATCTAGGGATGATCTACCAAAGCCATTATCTCTTTAAAGGGTTCAGTGCATATGAAAACCTCGAAGTCGCCGCACTTCTCTCCGGTGAGACAATCGACCCCGCATTGTTAAAGCGTCTTGGTATCGATCAAGTGATTAACCAGAAAGTGACGGAGCTCTCCGGTGGTCAACAGCAGCGTGTATCGATAGCACGCGTTATGTCAAAAAAGCCCCGTTTGATTTTTGCGGATGAGCCTACCGGAAATCTTGATCATGCTACGGCAGTGGAAGTCATGGAAATTTTTGAAGATTATCTCAAAGAGCATCAAGCAGGAATGGTTTTGGTAACCCATGATGAAGCTTTGGCTGCACGATGTACTCATATTTTCCGTATGCAAAACGGACACTTGAAAGAGGTTTGA
- the tsf gene encoding translation elongation factor Ts: MAEVTAAMVKDLRTATDAPMMDCKKALTECDGDMEKAKDWLRDRGMAQTAKKADRVAAEGLLGLKVSETFASASLVEVNSETDFVAKNDGFIALVGNTAAHVFTTGVSTVEELNETSYETGTFSEYFTAQVARIGEKIVTRRFVTLNAGENGCVNGYVHSNGRVGVLVAAKCSDAKVAEALAPMLKNVAMHAAAMKPTTLTSKDFDPAFVEAETIGRIEAIKTENEELARLKKPLKNVPQYISASQLTPEVMAAAEEAIKAELAAEGKPEKIWANIIPGKLARFVADNTTLDKELALLDQNYVMDDSMTVAEAITKEAAKHGGTAEIVEFVKYEVGEGLEKKVDNFAEEVAAQMA, encoded by the coding sequence ATGGCAGAAGTTACAGCAGCGATGGTAAAAGACCTTCGTACGGCGACTGATGCGCCTATGATGGATTGTAAAAAAGCCCTCACTGAATGTGATGGCGACATGGAAAAAGCAAAAGATTGGTTACGTGACCGCGGTATGGCTCAAACGGCTAAAAAAGCGGATCGTGTAGCGGCTGAGGGACTTTTGGGTCTTAAAGTATCTGAAACATTTGCATCTGCTTCACTTGTTGAAGTTAACTCTGAAACGGACTTCGTTGCAAAAAATGACGGCTTCATCGCTCTTGTCGGAAACACTGCGGCGCACGTATTTACTACGGGTGTCAGTACGGTTGAAGAATTGAACGAAACATCGTATGAAACAGGGACTTTTTCTGAGTATTTCACGGCTCAAGTCGCTCGTATCGGTGAAAAAATCGTAACTCGCCGTTTCGTAACCCTCAATGCGGGTGAAAACGGATGTGTAAACGGTTACGTTCACTCAAACGGACGTGTCGGTGTTTTGGTCGCGGCAAAATGTTCAGATGCAAAAGTAGCTGAAGCACTTGCACCAATGCTTAAAAACGTTGCAATGCACGCTGCAGCAATGAAACCGACAACTTTGACCTCTAAAGATTTCGATCCTGCATTCGTAGAAGCGGAAACTATCGGTCGTATCGAAGCGATCAAAACTGAGAACGAAGAATTGGCACGTTTGAAAAAACCGTTGAAAAACGTTCCTCAATATATTTCAGCTTCACAATTGACTCCGGAAGTTATGGCTGCGGCTGAAGAAGCGATCAAAGCGGAATTGGCAGCAGAAGGTAAACCGGAAAAAATTTGGGCTAACATCATCCCTGGTAAATTGGCTCGTTTCGTAGCGGACAATACTACTTTGGATAAAGAGCTTGCACTTTTGGATCAAAACTATGTAATGGATGATTCTATGACCGTAGCTGAAGCGATCACAAAAGAAGCAGCCAAACACGGTGGAACTGCTGAAATCGTCGAATTCGTTAAATACGAAGTCGGTGAAGGTTTGGAGAAAAAAGTCGATAACTTCGCAGAAGAAGTCGCTGCTCAAATGGCGTAA
- the rpsB gene encoding 30S ribosomal protein S2: protein MVTMKDLLECGVHFGHQTRRWNPKMKKYIFGVRKNIYIIDLQKTLRYFRNAYQQVVDAAAEGKTVLFVGTKKQARVAIRDAAEKCGMPYVDNRWLGGMLTNFPTIQKSIRKLDIIEEMQANGQINLLTKKEALMMDRQKEKLIAYLGGIRHMKTLPDLMFVIDAVKEHIAVQEARNLGIQVVAPLDTNCDPDVIDIPIPGNDDAIRSIQLFCKEMAEAINEGKALRNGGNDEAVAEEEVASEEAAVEAASEEAAVVAEEA from the coding sequence ATGGTCACAATGAAAGACCTTCTCGAATGTGGTGTACACTTCGGTCACCAAACACGTCGTTGGAATCCGAAAATGAAAAAATACATTTTCGGTGTTCGTAAAAACATTTATATCATCGATCTTCAAAAAACATTGCGTTATTTCCGCAATGCGTATCAACAAGTAGTTGATGCTGCAGCTGAAGGCAAAACAGTTCTTTTCGTCGGAACTAAAAAACAAGCACGTGTTGCGATCCGCGATGCAGCTGAAAAATGCGGTATGCCATACGTTGACAACCGTTGGTTGGGTGGAATGTTGACAAACTTCCCTACAATCCAAAAATCAATTCGTAAACTTGATATCATCGAAGAGATGCAAGCAAACGGACAAATCAACCTTTTGACTAAAAAAGAAGCGTTGATGATGGATCGTCAAAAAGAAAAATTGATTGCATACCTCGGCGGTATCCGTCATATGAAAACATTGCCTGATTTGATGTTCGTAATCGATGCGGTAAAAGAACACATCGCGGTTCAAGAAGCGCGTAACCTTGGAATCCAAGTTGTTGCTCCACTTGATACCAACTGTGATCCTGACGTTATCGATATTCCAATCCCTGGAAATGACGATGCAATTCGTTCTATTCAACTTTTCTGTAAAGAAATGGCTGAAGCGATCAATGAAGGTAAAGCACTTCGCAACGGCGGAAACGACGAAGCGGTAGCGGAAGAAGAAGTTGCATCTGAAGAAGCTGCAGTTGAAGCGGCTAGCGAAGAAGCAGCAGTAGTAGCAGAGGAAGCATAA
- a CDS encoding DUF3373 family protein, translated as MTQRILGSVVAAALLTTSAFADDTLMQRFEKMEKEMAALKAELNAIKTEKAQSAASTPTVEKSGAKIETASADEPKDLAKTVEDLQDEISEINKKTNGNNLKFGVDFRTSIDNLNYKMADGSTEKNNAVLSNRLWLNMSYAATKNLSFVGQLAYNKIFGQRSLSPDNTHNTDGFDWVSGESAYDDTLRVRSAYFFYTDDELAGLDIPWTFSIGRRPSTEGHLINFRDDMKASSPLAHTINVEFDGASAKFGTEELTGLSGSYFKLCAGRGMSNAEPRFNPAPYATSKDATNTIDMGGIIVVPYDDKQYSTGFQYSYANNLIDIKDSGFNTNNVPATSTGYDPTMEAVGGLHTATAFAMVNGIGDGWSEFLDDSIIFVSGAMSKTDPYGAKTMLGSTESKTGYSYWIGTQFPSLISDEGRWGVEFNHGSQYWRPITYGEDTLIGSKIAARGDAYEVYFTEPLVNDILTFQLRYTYINYDYSGSNGFFGSTSGTPMAIGDVPAPMQSSIVDKAQDIRAYIRYKF; from the coding sequence ATGACACAACGAATCCTAGGTTCTGTTGTCGCTGCCGCGCTGCTTACTACGAGCGCATTTGCAGACGACACACTAATGCAACGGTTTGAAAAAATGGAAAAAGAGATGGCGGCACTCAAAGCTGAACTCAATGCCATTAAAACAGAAAAAGCGCAATCAGCGGCGAGTACTCCGACAGTTGAAAAAAGCGGTGCAAAAATAGAAACTGCTTCTGCCGATGAGCCGAAAGATCTTGCCAAAACCGTTGAAGATCTCCAAGATGAAATCAGTGAAATCAACAAAAAAACAAACGGTAATAATTTGAAATTCGGAGTTGACTTCCGAACCAGTATCGATAATCTCAACTACAAAATGGCCGATGGAAGCACAGAAAAAAACAATGCGGTTCTCAGCAACCGTTTGTGGCTTAATATGAGTTATGCCGCGACCAAGAATCTCAGTTTTGTCGGCCAGCTCGCCTACAACAAAATTTTTGGACAGCGTTCATTGAGTCCGGATAACACACATAATACCGACGGTTTCGACTGGGTAAGCGGAGAAAGCGCTTATGATGATACTCTACGCGTCCGTTCCGCTTACTTTTTCTACACAGATGATGAACTCGCAGGACTCGATATCCCATGGACATTCAGTATCGGACGTCGCCCATCTACTGAGGGGCACCTCATCAATTTCCGTGATGATATGAAAGCATCCTCTCCCCTTGCCCATACAATCAATGTCGAATTTGACGGTGCAAGCGCAAAATTCGGAACCGAAGAGCTTACCGGTCTCTCCGGATCGTACTTTAAACTTTGTGCCGGACGAGGTATGAGCAATGCAGAACCGCGCTTCAACCCAGCTCCTTATGCAACAAGCAAAGATGCTACAAACACTATCGATATGGGCGGAATTATCGTCGTCCCTTATGATGACAAACAATACAGCACCGGTTTTCAATATTCCTATGCCAACAATCTCATCGACATAAAAGACTCAGGCTTTAATACGAACAATGTTCCTGCTACATCTACTGGATATGACCCTACTATGGAAGCAGTAGGAGGACTCCACACAGCGACTGCATTTGCTATGGTAAACGGTATCGGAGACGGATGGAGCGAGTTTTTGGATGATTCCATCATCTTTGTAAGTGGTGCAATGTCCAAAACCGATCCGTATGGCGCTAAAACAATGCTCGGCTCAACCGAGAGTAAAACCGGATACAGCTACTGGATTGGTACACAATTTCCGTCTCTTATCAGCGACGAGGGACGATGGGGAGTCGAATTTAATCACGGCAGCCAATACTGGCGTCCGATCACCTATGGTGAAGACACTCTGATCGGTTCTAAAATCGCCGCTCGCGGTGATGCGTATGAAGTCTATTTTACGGAACCTCTGGTCAATGATATCCTCACTTTCCAGCTTCGCTATACCTATATCAACTATGACTATAGCGGCAGCAACGGTTTCTTCGGAAGTACGAGCGGTACTCCTATGGCTATTGGCGACGTACCTGCGCCGATGCAAAGCAGTATTGTCGACAAAGCCCAAGACATTCGTGCCTATATCCGCTATAAATTCTAA
- the bcp gene encoding thioredoxin-dependent thiol peroxidase, which produces MLEVGTTAPDFCLSNQDDVEICSRDLRGKWIVLYFYPKDSTPGCTTEACEFSDAMDEYDDMGAIILGVSADSTKSHRNFIEKKSLGITLLSDPTTQMMQDYSVWAMKKNYGKEYMGIVRTTYIIDPKGIVKAAWANVKVKDHVAKVKEELAKLQA; this is translated from the coding sequence ATGTTAGAAGTAGGAACCACAGCCCCCGATTTTTGTCTAAGCAACCAAGACGATGTAGAGATCTGTTCACGCGATTTGCGCGGAAAATGGATCGTCCTCTATTTTTATCCGAAAGATTCGACACCCGGATGTACGACCGAAGCGTGCGAGTTCAGCGATGCAATGGATGAGTATGATGATATGGGTGCGATCATTTTGGGTGTGAGTGCCGACAGTACCAAATCACATCGTAACTTTATCGAGAAAAAATCACTTGGAATTACATTGCTCAGCGACCCGACCACGCAGATGATGCAAGATTACAGCGTATGGGCAATGAAGAAAAATTACGGCAAAGAGTACATGGGGATCGTCCGCACAACCTATATCATCGATCCGAAAGGGATCGTAAAAGCGGCATGGGCGAATGTAAAAGTAAAAGACCATGTGGCAAAAGTAAAAGAAGAACTTGCGAAGTTACAAGCATAA
- a CDS encoding aldehyde dehydrogenase family protein: protein MDAHIWMGSRQVVAQEYSERISPYDGRVVSRAAECSAEDARQALVTAQNASKIAKKVPLHQRCTWLLDVAAKLKEQREEFAKVLCDEVGKPITYARIEVDRCVETMTLSAETMRTMHGETINTDAMESGRKAHAYWRREPVGVVVAITPFNFPLNLVAHKLAPALVAGNTVVLKPTPEAPLCAYKLAQLFIESPYATPDALSVVYGDAEVGSALVGSDIPRVISFTGSVGVGNIITKSAGIKKISLELGGNAATYIDTSADLEYAAGRCAIGAFVNSGQVCISLQRIYVDSSIYDEFALKMAEATSRLVVGSPYEENTFLGPLINDEAAERAMNWIESAIEEGARALTPPHREGRIFYPCVMADVTESMKIVCEEVFAPIVSLVRVNGIDDAIERMNNSPYGLQFSIFTNNLAHATKAIDELDAGGVVINDMPTLRFDIQPYGGVKLSGVGREGPRFAIEEFTEIKSIVIL, encoded by the coding sequence ATGGATGCACATATTTGGATGGGATCACGACAAGTTGTTGCACAAGAGTACAGTGAACGCATCAGCCCGTATGATGGAAGAGTTGTTTCCCGTGCGGCAGAATGCAGTGCCGAAGATGCTCGTCAGGCACTTGTTACTGCGCAAAACGCTTCCAAAATCGCTAAAAAAGTCCCTTTGCATCAGCGATGTACATGGCTTTTGGATGTTGCGGCAAAACTCAAAGAACAGCGCGAAGAGTTTGCAAAGGTGTTGTGTGATGAGGTAGGTAAGCCGATCACCTATGCACGGATCGAAGTGGATCGGTGTGTCGAGACGATGACCCTCTCAGCGGAAACAATGCGTACGATGCACGGTGAGACGATCAATACCGATGCGATGGAGAGCGGTCGTAAAGCACATGCGTATTGGCGGCGTGAGCCTGTAGGGGTAGTCGTGGCGATTACCCCGTTTAACTTTCCGCTTAATCTCGTTGCTCATAAACTTGCCCCCGCACTTGTAGCCGGAAATACGGTAGTCTTGAAACCGACTCCGGAAGCGCCGCTTTGTGCGTATAAACTGGCACAACTTTTTATTGAAAGTCCGTACGCTACACCTGACGCATTGAGCGTCGTCTACGGCGATGCGGAGGTTGGAAGTGCTTTAGTCGGCAGTGATATCCCGAGAGTCATCAGTTTTACGGGATCGGTTGGGGTCGGAAATATCATTACAAAAAGTGCGGGGATTAAAAAGATCTCCTTGGAACTCGGCGGTAATGCGGCAACGTACATCGATACAAGTGCCGATTTGGAATATGCCGCAGGGCGTTGTGCCATCGGTGCATTTGTCAACTCCGGGCAAGTGTGTATTTCGTTACAGCGTATCTATGTAGACAGCTCCATATACGACGAATTTGCTCTTAAAATGGCGGAAGCAACGTCTAGACTTGTGGTCGGTTCGCCGTACGAGGAGAACACTTTTTTAGGACCGTTGATCAATGATGAAGCCGCAGAACGTGCGATGAATTGGATCGAAAGTGCTATCGAAGAGGGTGCTCGTGCATTGACACCTCCGCATCGGGAAGGACGAATCTTTTATCCGTGCGTCATGGCGGATGTAACTGAGTCGATGAAAATTGTATGTGAAGAGGTATTTGCCCCGATCGTGAGTCTGGTACGGGTAAATGGAATCGATGATGCAATAGAGCGGATGAACAATTCGCCGTACGGATTGCAGTTTTCGATCTTTACCAATAATCTCGCCCATGCAACGAAGGCGATTGATGAGCTCGATGCGGGCGGCGTAGTGATTAACGATATGCCGACGCTCCGGTTTGACATTCAGCCCTACGGCGGTGTCAAGCTCAGCGGTGTCGGACGTGAGGGACCGCGATTCGCTATCGAAGAGTTTACGGAGATAAAATCGATCGTCATTCTATAA
- a CDS encoding globin: MNFTITDGVLGVRPPVTKPHPGFFFQVGEERFRKLVDDHYEMIRNSDIAFLFPVNDEDDFSAAKKHAADFFIQICGGPDYFAQTRGEPRMVGRHAPFRIDEAARRRWLEFYAELLPPLEAEGINPEYIQSFWNYIDIFSIWMINTPSH, encoded by the coding sequence ATGAATTTTACGATCACCGATGGAGTTCTCGGAGTTAGACCTCCCGTTACCAAACCGCATCCAGGATTTTTCTTTCAAGTGGGAGAAGAACGTTTTCGAAAATTGGTGGACGACCATTATGAGATGATCCGAAACAGTGACATCGCATTTTTGTTCCCTGTCAATGACGAAGATGATTTCAGTGCCGCTAAAAAGCATGCCGCCGATTTTTTTATCCAAATCTGCGGAGGGCCGGACTATTTTGCCCAAACACGAGGTGAGCCGCGAATGGTAGGACGACATGCACCGTTTCGTATCGATGAAGCTGCACGCCGCCGTTGGTTGGAATTTTATGCTGAACTGCTCCCTCCACTCGAAGCAGAAGGAATTAATCCAGAATACATTCAATCGTTTTGGAACTACATCGATATTTTTTCGATTTGGATGATCAATACACCTTCACATTAA
- a CDS encoding branched-chain amino acid transaminase → MNEAKYIWMNGKLLPWSEAKIHVLSHTLHYGNGAIEGTKAYKTPKGYAIFRLNDHTKRLIESAKMTLITVPYTVEELNKAQIELLKANEFTGENVYLRPIVYLGYGVMGVYHKEAPVEVSVAAWEWGAYLGEEGMKRGIRLKISSFSRPNNKSNMGKAKAVGNYLNSQMAKFEAVEAGYDEALLLDDEGYVAEASGASFFLIKDGELITPPNDNSLVSITQKTVIEMAENMGIKVTRRKITREEIYVADEAFLTGTAAEITPIREVDARVLGAGGRGPLTEKIQTGYFDIVCGRNPDYDHYLTYIN, encoded by the coding sequence ATGAATGAAGCCAAATATATTTGGATGAATGGCAAACTGCTCCCGTGGAGTGAAGCAAAAATTCACGTCCTTTCCCACACACTGCACTACGGAAACGGTGCTATCGAAGGGACTAAAGCGTATAAAACCCCTAAAGGGTATGCAATTTTTCGCTTGAACGATCACACAAAGCGTCTGATCGAATCGGCAAAAATGACCCTTATTACCGTCCCGTACACGGTAGAAGAGCTTAATAAAGCGCAAATCGAGCTGTTGAAAGCGAACGAATTTACCGGAGAAAATGTCTATCTCCGTCCGATCGTTTATCTGGGATACGGGGTTATGGGCGTTTATCATAAAGAAGCACCGGTAGAAGTATCTGTTGCCGCATGGGAATGGGGTGCATACCTCGGCGAAGAAGGGATGAAACGGGGTATCCGTCTCAAAATCTCATCGTTCAGCCGCCCGAACAACAAATCCAATATGGGTAAAGCTAAAGCGGTTGGTAACTACCTCAACAGCCAAATGGCAAAATTCGAAGCGGTTGAAGCGGGGTATGATGAAGCGTTGCTTCTTGATGATGAAGGATACGTAGCCGAGGCAAGCGGAGCATCTTTCTTTTTAATCAAAGACGGCGAGCTTATCACCCCACCGAATGACAACTCCCTTGTTTCGATTACCCAAAAAACTGTCATTGAAATGGCAGAAAACATGGGAATCAAAGTAACCCGCAGAAAAATCACACGTGAAGAGATTTACGTTGCCGATGAAGCGTTCCTTACCGGAACCGCTGCCGAAATCACCCCTATCCGCGAAGTGGATGCCCGCGTATTGGGCGCAGGCGGACGCGGACCGTTGACGGAAAAAATTCAAACCGGATACTTTGACATTGTTTGCGGTCGTAATCCTGATTACGATCACTACTTAACGTACATTAATTAA
- a CDS encoding prohibitin family protein produces MASDMNDYFNKKKKEEQRGGGFQAPKPPKIDFNMNGNKVGALWFIAGVVLLLLLAKPFIIITEGERGILSTNGKYESQALLPGLHFMIPLIQQIYIVDTKMHVINYSAKVDSAAAAGDGILLKPAITVLDKRGLPVAIDITVQYRMNAQLASQTVSNWGFNWEDKIIDPVARDVVRNVVGQYEAESLPIMRNTIALKIESGIRSAIEHGKNSPAALESVQLREITLPQKVKDQIERVQVAKQEVERAQQDVERAKQEAFKKETEAQGTANAITIQAEAQAKANRLIGASLTPGLLKLEQIQVQGKFNEALKENKDAKIFLTPGGSTPNIWLDTKNIDNEKLSSTGK; encoded by the coding sequence ATGGCTAGTGATATGAACGACTATTTCAACAAAAAGAAAAAAGAAGAGCAACGAGGGGGCGGATTTCAAGCTCCTAAACCACCCAAAATCGATTTCAATATGAACGGCAATAAAGTGGGTGCGTTGTGGTTTATCGCAGGGGTTGTCTTGTTGCTCCTTCTGGCCAAACCGTTTATCATCATCACAGAGGGAGAGCGGGGAATTTTATCCACCAACGGAAAATACGAATCTCAAGCGCTCCTGCCCGGACTTCATTTTATGATTCCGCTCATCCAGCAAATTTACATTGTTGATACTAAAATGCATGTTATTAACTACAGTGCCAAAGTCGACAGTGCCGCTGCCGCAGGAGACGGTATTTTGCTCAAACCGGCAATCACCGTCCTCGATAAACGGGGGCTTCCAGTTGCTATCGATATTACCGTCCAATACCGTATGAATGCACAACTTGCGTCACAAACCGTTTCCAACTGGGGCTTTAACTGGGAAGATAAAATCATTGACCCGGTTGCCCGCGATGTCGTTCGAAACGTTGTCGGTCAATACGAAGCGGAATCCCTTCCGATCATGCGTAATACGATCGCCCTGAAAATTGAATCCGGAATTCGAAGTGCCATTGAACACGGTAAAAATTCCCCTGCCGCACTCGAGTCGGTTCAACTGCGTGAAATAACCCTTCCTCAAAAAGTAAAAGACCAGATCGAACGGGTACAGGTTGCAAAACAAGAGGTAGAGCGTGCCCAGCAAGATGTTGAGCGGGCCAAACAAGAGGCATTCAAAAAAGAGACGGAAGCTCAAGGTACCGCTAACGCTATTACCATTCAGGCAGAAGCTCAGGCAAAAGCAAACCGTCTTATCGGTGCTTCTTTGACTCCAGGCTTGCTCAAATTAGAGCAAATCCAGGTACAAGGGAAATTTAACGAGGCGTTGAAAGAGAATAAAGATGCCAAAATTTTCCTCACGCCTGGAGGCTCTACACCGAATATTTGGCTCGATACGAAAAACATCGATAATGAAAAATTAAGTTCAACAGGGAAGTAA
- the hisIE gene encoding bifunctional phosphoribosyl-AMP cyclohydrolase/phosphoribosyl-ATP diphosphatase HisIE — protein MNLDQIDWAKSDLLPVIVQDSTTLEVLMMAYMNREALELSLATKTAHYFSRSKQRLWKKGESSGHIQHIERFLLDCDNDTLLIMVRQEGVACHTGRKSCFFTDIESGESISEPQIDTAAAYGIIDELYHTILSRKNSDPSSSWTAKLLSSGDNAILKKVVEEAGEFSFAVKDGNEDEIIYECADLVYHVLVALGHKNISPDRIKQELARRSGISGIAEKNSRNK, from the coding sequence ATGAATCTGGATCAAATCGACTGGGCGAAATCCGATCTTCTCCCCGTAATCGTACAGGACTCCACCACTTTGGAGGTCTTGATGATGGCCTATATGAACCGTGAGGCTCTCGAACTTTCTCTCGCCACAAAAACAGCGCACTATTTCTCCCGTTCCAAACAACGTCTCTGGAAAAAAGGGGAAAGTAGCGGACATATCCAACATATCGAACGCTTTTTGCTTGATTGCGACAACGATACGTTATTGATCATGGTACGCCAAGAAGGGGTAGCCTGTCATACGGGGCGTAAATCGTGTTTCTTCACTGATATCGAATCCGGAGAGAGTATCAGCGAGCCTCAAATCGATACCGCTGCCGCATACGGAATTATCGACGAACTGTACCACACCATTCTTTCACGAAAAAACAGCGATCCTTCCAGTTCTTGGACTGCCAAACTTCTCAGCAGCGGTGACAATGCTATACTCAAAAAAGTCGTTGAAGAGGCAGGAGAGTTCAGTTTTGCGGTCAAAGACGGCAATGAAGATGAAATTATTTACGAATGTGCCGATTTAGTGTATCACGTACTGGTGGCTCTAGGGCATAAGAATATCTCGCCGGATCGAATTAAACAGGAACTCGCTCGCCGTAGTGGAATAAGCGGCATTGCGGAGAAAAACTCTAGGAACAAATGA
- a CDS encoding DUF2393 domain-containing protein: MKNRIIDFIHHLLIYDYLLFGGIFILFLLLLILAIVLRKKMGLAIFLVFTAFGVLTVGPVAGYLALHQYLFKHTLIIHEVKPLQFTEAILIKGDINNTSKRTFNECTIHAGVYKVTHYKYIDKIYPYIPFKKSSMTITKTIEPGKSAPFKMFVEPFRYDKDYNLTYKVECR; this comes from the coding sequence ATGAAAAACCGAATCATCGATTTTATTCACCATCTTTTGATTTACGATTACCTCCTGTTCGGAGGTATTTTCATTCTTTTTCTTTTACTGCTCATTTTGGCAATCGTTTTACGAAAAAAAATGGGACTTGCTATTTTTTTGGTCTTTACCGCTTTTGGAGTGCTAACTGTAGGCCCGGTCGCCGGATACCTTGCACTGCATCAATACCTATTTAAACACACTCTTATTATTCATGAAGTCAAACCCCTCCAATTCACGGAAGCGATCCTCATCAAAGGGGATATCAATAATACTTCCAAACGCACGTTTAACGAATGTACGATTCATGCCGGTGTCTACAAAGTGACCCATTACAAATATATCGATAAAATCTACCCCTACATACCGTTCAAGAAAAGCTCAATGACCATCACAAAAACGATAGAACCCGGAAAATCGGCTCCGTTTAAAATGTTTGTTGAGCCGTTTAGGTATGATAAAGACTATAATCTAACCTACAAAGTGGAGTGCCGATGA